The following proteins are co-located in the Castanea sativa cultivar Marrone di Chiusa Pesio chromosome 8, ASM4071231v1 genome:
- the LOC142605596 gene encoding uncharacterized protein LOC142605596 — MDSFNQTTGFRYNPCSNRMSHHSDDESEFSGILDIYVHHARNIHNICIYDKQDVYAKFSLTYNPDETLSTRIINGGGKNPDFNENLRLKVTQADAVLKCEIWMLSRARNYLEDQLLGFALVPISQVVGKGKVTEDYSLSSTDLFHSPAGTVQLSLSLDTSLPIDPSSKSLSESATNSSISSEVVLLDRKISEVILDPGEYSRIEFPDINVVRENQQMVSEYFDLAGHGSGSRLKSTGLVSFLQLGSSPQSVDDYEMTVNSSDEHRGGLDSPNESIQNSGFLSSTTTSISDDRNSADSIEKKSRLCGESSNSVNVSITTEANQNSGASPDTPTSKKGTEIRDEKDSHFTSKEEENKKDRHMGSAKYGQVFSAPLGNINLEAEQSAMQQQIVDMYMRSMHQFTESLAKMKLPMDLDKPESEDRGDVIQNHSTNLEIDKKKKDGSRVFYGSRAFF, encoded by the coding sequence ATGGATTCATTCAATCAAACCACTGGCTTCCGTTATAACCCATGTTCAAACAGAATGAGTCATCATTCTGATGATGAATCCGAGTTTTCAGGGATTCTTGACATTTATGTTCATCATGCTAGGAACATACACAACATATGTATCTATGATAAACAAGATGTCTATGCAAAGTTTTCTCTTACTTATAACCCAGATGAGACTCTCTCAACTAGAATCATTAATGGTGGTGGTAAAAATCCAGATTTCAATGAGAACTTGAGGTTGAAAGTCACCCAAGCTGATGCCGTCCTAAAATGTGAAATTTGGATGCTCAGCAGGGCCAGAAACTACCTGGAAGACCAACTTCTGGGATTTGCTTTGGTCCCAATTTCACAAGTTGTTGGCAAAGGAAAGGTGACTGAAGATTATAGCCTCTCTTCCACTGATCTCTTCCACTCCCCTGCAGGCACTGTCCAATTGAGTCTTTCTTTAGACACTTCTCTGCCTATTGATCCCTCTTCCAAGTCTTTATCTGAATCAGCTACCAATTCATCAATATCTTCAGAAGTTGTATTGCTTGATAGAAAAATCTCAGAAGTGATCTTAGACCCAGGAGAGTATTCCAGGATTGAATTTCCGGACATTAATGTTGTTAGAGAGAATCAGCAAATGGTGTCTGAGTACTTTGACTTGGCAGGGCATGGCTCTGGTTCTAGACTTAAATCCACAGGACTCGTTTCGTTTCTCCAACTTGGTTCTTCTCCTCAATCTGTTGATGACTATGAAATGACTGTGAACTCATCTGATGAACATCGTGGTGGATTGGATTCTCCTAATGAAAGCATACAGAATTCTGGGTTCTTAAGTTCAACTACAACAAGCATAAGTGATGACAGAAACTCGGCAGATTCAATCGAGAAAAAGAGTCGTTTATGCGGTGAATCATCGAATTCTGTCAATGTCTCAATCACTACTGAGGCTAATCAGAACTCCGGTGCTAGTCCAGACACTCCAACTTCAAAGAAGGGGACTGAAATCAGAGATGAAAAAGATTCACATTTCACAAGCAAAGAGGAGGAGAACAAAAAGGATAGGCACATGGGTTCTGCCAAATATGGTCAAGTTTTTTCAGCTCCACTTGGGAATATCAATCTTGAGGCTGAGCAGTCTGCCATGCAGCAGCAAATAGTAGACATGTATATGAGAAGCATGCATCAGTTTACTGAGTCTTTGGCAAAGATGAAGCTTCCAATGGATCTTGATAAACCGGAAAGTGAAGACCGTGGTGATGTGATTCAAAACCATAGCACCAATTTAGAAATTgataagaagaaaaaggatGGATCGCGTGTGTTTTACGGTAGCCGGGCATTCTTCTGA
- the LOC142608149 gene encoding AT-hook motif nuclear-localized protein 28-like, which yields MADYGGAISLSQGRDLSHTSDDDSSEHSPRSMPTLSTPTPPNPGSSSSSKPKKKSTTTLCVTEFGSTPEVSKKPRGRPAGSKNKPKPPIVITKNSDSAMKPVILEISAGNDVVETLIQFARKRHVGISVLSGSGSVSNVTLRHPAVSHAPSLSLHGPFNLLSLSGSFLGYSTTSSTKPPSSSSSSSPSSSFVSISSFGICLAGAQGQVFGGIVGGKVIAESLVVVVAATYSNPAFHSLPSDDIDEAHHEEVEPNIGSNGGGGGNANARETCTTNSTNAMSMSIYSTVGSPSPTPLNCIAPDVMPWGPTSRPPY from the coding sequence ATGGCGGATTATGGCGGTGCAATCTCTCTTTCCCAAGGCCGAGACCTCTCTCACACCTCAGACGATGACTCCTCTGAGCACAGCCCTCGTAGCATGCCCACTCTCTCTACACCCACACCACCTAATCCTGGCTCATCATCCTCTTCCAAGCCCAAGAAAAAAAGCACCACAACTCTTTGTGTCACCGAGTTTGGATCAACCCCAGAAGTCTCAAAGAAACCCAGAGGCAGACCAGCTGGGTCCAAAAACAAGCCCAAACCTCCCATTGTCATCACCAAAAACAGTGACTCCGCCATGAAACCTGTCATCCTCGAGATCTCCGCTGGCAACGACGTCGTGGAGACTCTCATTCAGTTTGCTCGCAAAAGACACGTTGGTATCAGTGTCCTAAGTGGTTCAGGCTCCGTGTCCAACGTGACACTTCGACACCCCGCCGTGTCTCACGCTCCAAGTCTTTCCCTTCATGGACCCTTTAATCTCCTTTCTCTCTCGGGTTCATTTCTTGGTTATTCAACAACATCTTCTACTAAACCAccctcttcttcatcatcatcatctccttcttcttcttttgtttccaTTTCTTCTTTTGGTATATGTCTTGCAGGGGCACAAGGGCAAGTGTTTGGAGGGATTGTTGGTGGGAAAGTTATTGCGGAGAGTTTAGTGGTTGTGGTGGCTGCAACATATTCCAACCCTGCGTTTCATAGTCTTCCTAGTGATGACATTGATGAAGCTCATCATGAAGAGGTTGAGCCTAACATTGGTTCCaacggtggtggtggtggaaatGCAAATGCTAGGGAGACTTGCACTACTAACAGTACAAATGCTATGTCCATGTCTATCTACAGTACTGTAGGTAGTCCAAGTCCAACCCCTCTCAACTGCATTGCTCCTGATGTTATGCCTTGGGGACCTACTTCTCGTCCTCCTTATTGA